The Anabaena sp. WA102 genome contains a region encoding:
- a CDS encoding helix-hairpin-helix domain-containing protein codes for MVKIISRTYVGQVNVYDIGVENDHNFVIKNGFIAANCFNKSHSTAYAYVTYQTSYLKANYPLEYMAALLTANSGDTDKVRKYLDNCSNMGIVIDAPDVNRSGLDFTPVDGKILFGFSAVRNVGQNAIASILEAREESGELVPFKSLADFCDRVDLRAMNRRTLESLINCGAFDKIQANRNQLIHDLELVYEWAQSRARDKASGQGNIFDLLGGGLAGNNHQPQKNAYESAPKAPPVNDLPPQEKLRMEKELLGFYLSDHPLKSIRQSSSVLAPINLAQLAEQKDDSILCAVVMLNNVKKVVTKKGDSMAILQVEDLSAASEAVVFPKTYERISSLLEVDARLIIWGKIDRRDDQVQFILEDAETVETVKMILVELSPQQAGTIEEQHRLNTILKAQAGDKDKSRIPVIGVVQAGDHREIVRFGRQFWVQDSGTAVQALQNGRFPAHIKQLTSG; via the coding sequence ATGGTTAAAATAATTTCTCGTACTTATGTCGGTCAAGTCAATGTTTATGATATTGGTGTGGAAAATGACCATAATTTCGTCATTAAAAATGGTTTTATTGCTGCCAATTGTTTTAATAAATCTCACTCTACAGCTTACGCTTATGTAACTTATCAAACGTCATATTTAAAAGCAAATTATCCATTGGAATATATGGCGGCGTTGTTAACCGCTAATAGTGGGGATACAGACAAGGTGCGGAAGTATCTTGATAATTGCTCTAATATGGGGATTGTGATTGATGCACCGGATGTGAATCGCTCTGGTTTAGATTTTACGCCGGTGGATGGGAAGATTTTATTTGGATTTTCGGCGGTGCGAAATGTGGGACAAAATGCGATCGCCTCAATTTTAGAAGCTAGGGAAGAATCAGGAGAATTAGTCCCATTTAAATCTTTGGCGGATTTTTGCGATCGCGTGGATTTACGTGCCATGAATCGCCGCACTTTAGAATCACTCATTAACTGCGGTGCTTTTGACAAAATTCAAGCTAATCGCAACCAATTAATTCATGATTTAGAATTAGTTTATGAGTGGGCGCAATCCCGCGCTAGAGACAAAGCTAGTGGACAGGGTAATATATTTGATTTATTAGGAGGGGGATTGGCAGGGAATAATCATCAACCCCAGAAAAATGCCTATGAATCTGCACCAAAAGCTCCCCCTGTCAATGATTTACCACCTCAAGAAAAACTCCGAATGGAAAAAGAATTATTAGGATTTTATCTCTCAGATCATCCTCTTAAATCTATCAGACAATCATCTTCAGTCCTTGCACCTATTAACTTAGCACAATTGGCAGAACAAAAAGATGATTCTATTCTTTGTGCGGTAGTAATGTTGAATAATGTCAAAAAGGTTGTCACCAAAAAAGGTGATTCTATGGCAATTCTGCAAGTTGAAGATTTATCTGCTGCCTCGGAAGCGGTGGTTTTTCCTAAAACCTATGAACGCATTAGTTCTTTACTCGAAGTTGATGCCAGATTGATTATTTGGGGTAAGATAGATCGCCGCGACGATCAAGTTCAATTTATTCTGGAAGATGCGGAAACTGTCGAAACTGTAAAAATGATTTTAGTGGAACTGAGTCCACAACAAGCAGGAACAATTGAAGAACAACATCGTTTGAATACAATTCTCAAAGCACAAGCAGGGGATAAAGATAAATCCAGAATACCTGTCATTGGTGTTGTTCAGGCTGGAGATCACCGAGAAATTGTCCGCTTTGGAAGACAGTTTTGGGTACAAGATTCGGGAACAGCAGTCCAAGCATTACAAAATGGCAGATTCCCGGCTCATATTAAACAACTAACCAGCGGCTAA
- a CDS encoding transposase — protein MKFDPEKHHRRSIRLPNYNYGQAGAYFVTICTYKKQCWFGDIKRGEMQLNLIGQIVVQEWLKSSAIRQEIELDEWVLMPNHLHGIVWIQDQDQGRCDRIEELNHEDLRNKELNQEGLRRKPLRSGSLGSFINGFKSSVTRRVNLIRYHSDLPFWQRNYYESIIRDETHLSNIKEYIGNNPQNWEDDAENPHNSSEWQKMLIDVQF, from the coding sequence ATGAAGTTCGATCCCGAAAAACATCACCGGCGTTCAATTCGGCTTCCTAATTACAATTATGGTCAAGCTGGTGCTTATTTTGTCACAATATGTACTTATAAAAAACAATGTTGGTTTGGTGATATTAAACGGGGGGAAATGCAACTAAATCTAATTGGTCAAATAGTCGTTCAAGAATGGTTAAAATCATCAGCAATTCGCCAAGAGATTGAATTAGATGAATGGGTTTTAATGCCTAATCATTTACATGGAATTGTTTGGATTCAGGATCAAGATCAGGGAAGGTGCGATCGCATTGAGGAATTAAACCATGAGGATTTACGCAATAAGGAGTTAAACCAAGAGGGCTTACGCCGTAAGCCCCTACGGTCTGGTTCGCTCGGTTCTTTTATTAATGGGTTTAAATCCTCTGTGACTCGGCGCGTTAATTTAATTCGTTATCATTCTGATCTGCCTTTTTGGCAACGTAATTATTATGAATCTATAATTAGGGACGAAACACATTTAAGTAATATTAAAGAATATATTGGGAATAATCCTCAAAACTGGGAGGATGATGCAGAAAATCCCCACAATAGTTCAGAATGGCAGAAAATGCTGA